From a single Arthrobacter sp. SLBN-112 genomic region:
- the dacB gene encoding D-alanyl-D-alanine carboxypeptidase/D-alanyl-D-alanine endopeptidase, producing MTKTTGQEPLRAHRSGRPGGLAQVPGEGPRRPWPLALAALLLLVLAVPGALLVAPGFIGPDAPQPKPAPPAWQQAPATLPAPQVLAPLQASAPVPVQAAVTAQVEPVLKADGGGTFTGMVQDALTGQVLFDRGGAESRVPASNLKLLTAVAALRTLGPGHRFTTKVIPGPAAGQVVLVGGGDVLLAAGESQPEQVMGHAGLATLAALTAQALQAAGTAGEIKVLVDESLFTGPALNPNWQSGDVEAGEIAPLYPLALNSARFDPAVTTGPRPQDSARAAAEEFASRLRAAGAGAGLTVAAGVERSPGASQPDTAVLAAVESATVAEQVNLMLQVSDNYLAETMGRMAAVASGRPGSNDGATAVVAAELGAAGIPTDSVKLVDVCGLAMGNQVSARQFTEVVRAITTGPDTRLRAALDGFPVGGLSGTLDTRYGDATTSGGAGLVRAKTGTLNTVLALSGYVVDADGRLLVFSFTGNGLAPGAAGNKESLDRAAAALAGCGCR from the coding sequence ATGACCAAAACAACCGGGCAGGAACCTCTGCGCGCGCATCGCTCCGGGCGCCCCGGCGGCCTTGCCCAGGTCCCTGGAGAAGGGCCGCGCAGGCCCTGGCCGCTGGCTCTGGCGGCATTGCTCCTGCTCGTCCTGGCCGTCCCGGGAGCCCTGCTGGTGGCCCCCGGATTCATCGGCCCCGACGCCCCTCAACCCAAACCGGCGCCCCCTGCCTGGCAACAGGCCCCCGCCACCCTCCCGGCCCCGCAGGTGCTTGCCCCGCTTCAGGCGTCCGCCCCCGTGCCCGTCCAGGCAGCCGTGACGGCCCAGGTGGAGCCGGTGTTGAAGGCCGACGGCGGCGGTACTTTCACCGGCATGGTGCAGGACGCGCTCACGGGCCAGGTCCTCTTCGACCGGGGCGGGGCAGAAAGCCGGGTGCCGGCGTCGAACCTTAAGCTGCTCACTGCGGTGGCCGCGCTGCGCACCCTGGGGCCTGGCCACCGTTTCACTACCAAAGTGATTCCCGGCCCCGCCGCCGGCCAGGTGGTGCTGGTGGGCGGCGGCGACGTCCTCCTGGCCGCAGGGGAGTCGCAGCCGGAACAGGTTATGGGCCACGCCGGCCTTGCCACCCTTGCCGCCCTCACAGCGCAGGCCCTGCAGGCCGCCGGAACTGCTGGCGAGATCAAGGTCCTGGTGGATGAGTCCCTCTTCACGGGGCCCGCACTGAATCCCAACTGGCAGAGCGGCGACGTGGAAGCCGGCGAGATAGCCCCGCTGTACCCGCTGGCCCTCAACTCTGCGCGCTTTGATCCCGCCGTCACCACCGGCCCCCGGCCCCAGGATTCCGCCCGGGCCGCAGCGGAGGAGTTTGCATCCCGGCTGCGTGCGGCAGGTGCCGGGGCGGGGCTCACCGTGGCGGCCGGCGTCGAACGTTCACCCGGGGCTTCCCAACCAGACACCGCAGTCCTGGCGGCCGTTGAATCGGCCACTGTCGCCGAGCAGGTGAACCTGATGCTGCAGGTATCGGACAACTACCTTGCTGAAACCATGGGGCGGATGGCTGCGGTGGCCAGCGGCCGGCCCGGGAGCAATGACGGCGCCACGGCTGTGGTCGCGGCCGAGCTCGGTGCAGCGGGCATACCGACCGACTCGGTGAAGCTGGTGGATGTGTGCGGGCTGGCCATGGGCAACCAGGTTTCAGCCCGCCAGTTCACGGAGGTGGTGCGGGCCATCACCACCGGGCCGGACACCAGGCTTCGGGCCGCCCTGGACGGCTTCCCGGTCGGGGGGCTATCCGGAACCTTGGACACCCGCTATGGGGACGCCACCACCTCCGGCGGCGCCGGCCTGGTCCGCGCCAAGACCGGGACATTGAACACCGTGCTGGCGCTCAGCGGATACGTCGTGGACGCTGACGGACGGCTCCTGGTCTTCTCCTTCACCGGCAACGGCCTGGCGCCCGGCGCTGCCGGCAACAAGGAATCCCTGGACCGGGCCGCCGCGGCGCTGGCAGGCTGCGGCTGCCGCTAG